One region of Primulina tabacum isolate GXHZ01 chromosome 1, ASM2559414v2, whole genome shotgun sequence genomic DNA includes:
- the LOC142505554 gene encoding uncharacterized protein LOC142505554: MKRNQESTFVEEQATRQEREENVEVYQSRVEETHPLQSGEISEMGEMWNEIRRLREQVGSRAPVPKKRGPFSLSILEEGLPPNFRQSNVGEYDGHTDPEEHLGRFENAAMLHQYSDGVRCRVFLRTLVRSAQQWFNTLQPNSIQSFEDFSAAFFHRFSSSKRHQKNYLSLFVMKQQEAETLREFVQRFNSAVLEIPAATPDIMISAFTQGLRGGEFFKSLVKKHPLSYDDWKTPNGIGGWKTDPEGVGSRETREEVIREVQGRQEGSSSRSELRSRPSSRRGRGPPWIHQRIEEPRREGRGHEVPWEPAEPRRGTNEDNHPTRGIIHMISGGAIDGDSGRARKAHGRRLENFEISRGADLPQDPVISFGPDDLRGIVAPHNDALVVTATVANYDVARIFIDNGSSVNILFKSTLDQMKVEGFEFEADLYSSIWIYRTCHPATRSDCPSSIFGT; this comes from the exons ATGAAGAGGAACCAAGAATCTACATTCGTTGAAGAGCAGgccactcgccaggagcgagaggaaAATGTTGAAGTCTATCAGAGCAGGGTTGAAGAGACGCATCCCCTCCAAAGTGGGGAGATTAGTGAGATGGGGGAGATGTGGAACGAGATACGGAGGTTGAGGGAGCAGGTAGGAAGCAGGGCGCCGGTACCCAAGAAAAGAGGCCCTTTTTCACTATCCATCTTGGAAGAAGGGCTTCCCCCAAATTTCCGACAATCGAACGTTGGAGAATACGACGGACATACAGATCCCGaagaacacttggggagatttgagaatgcggctaTGTTGCACCAGTATTCGGATGGAGTtaggtgcagggtgtttctgCGCACGTTGGTAAGGTCAGCCCAACAATGGTTTAATACcctgcagcccaactccatacagTCTTTCGAAGATTTTTCTGCAGCTTTTTTTCACCGATTttccagcagcaagaggcaccagaaaaacTACTTGAGTTTGTTTGTAATGAAACAGCAAGAGGCTGAAACTTTACGGGAGTTTGTCCAGCGCTTCAACAGCGCAGTGttggaaataccagcggctacccctgacatcatgataagtgcctttaccCAAGGGCTGAGGGGGGGAGAATTCTTCAAATCGCTGGTCAAGAAACAtccgttgagctatgatgaCTGGAAGACGCCCAACGGTATAGGAGGATGGAAAACTGACCCGGAGGGAGTAGGGTCAAGGGAGACAAGAGAGGAGGTAATAAGAGAGGTGCAG GGTAGACAAGAAGGATCCTCGTCTAGGAGTGAATTGAGATCTCGTCCATCTTCTAGGCGGGGTCGAGGCCCTCCGTGGATACATCAGAGGATCGAGGAGCCGAGGAGAGAAGGTCGAGGTCATGAAGTCCCTTGGGAGCCCGCTGAACCGAGGAGGGGAacgaatgaggataaccaccctacgagaggaataaTTCacatgatctcggggggtgctatTGATGGGGATTCCGGGCGAGCGCGAAAGGCGCATGGCAGGAGGTtggagaattttgaaatatctaggGGTGCGGACTTACCCCAGGATCCTGTCATCAGTTTTGGACCAGATGACCTCCGAGGCATTGTGGCTcctcataacgatgccttggtggtgacggccaccgTTGCCAATTACGATGTGGCACGaatctttattgataatggaagctctgttaatatcttgttcaagagcactcTGGATCAGATGAAGGTGGAGGGATTTGAGTTCGAAGCTGATCTCTACTCCTCTATATGGATTTACAGGACATGCCATCCCGCCACTCGGTCAGATTGTCCTTCCTCTATCTTTGGGACATGA
- the LOC142505570 gene encoding uncharacterized protein LOC142505570: MKIQQVFTSVAYPQSNGQVEVTNRTLVQGLKVAGSEVLPAEIGLESARVVLYDEDNDARRAIDLALLEEKRDSASIHMEAYKNRIAQSYNRRVIQRSFQVGDLVLRKVQEEQRGKLDPKWEGPFKVIERLSCGAYYLENTQGNALKRPWNAYHIRKYYP, from the exons ATGAAGATCCAACAAGTATTTACCTCTGTAGCTTACCCGCAGAGTAATGGTCAGGTGGAGGTGACTAATCGGACACTGGTGCAGGGTCTGAAGGTTGCAGGGTCTGAAG TGCTCCCGGCTGAGATCGGGTTGGAATCGGCAAGGGTAGTGCTTTATGACGAGGACAATGATGCGAGACGCGCTATTGACCTTGCTCTTTTGGAAGAGAAGAGAGATTCTGCCAGCATTCACATGGAAGCTTATAAAAATCGCATTGCACAGTCTTATAATCGAAGGGTCATTCAAAGAAGCTTCCAGGTAGGTGATTTGGTCCTGAGGAAGGTGCAAGAAGAGCAGAGAGGGAAATTGGACCCAAAGTGGGAGGGTCCCTTCAAAGTTATTGAAAGGCTGAGCTGTGGAGCCTATTATTTGGAGAATACGCAAGGCAATGCATTGAAGAGGCCCTGGAATGCTTATCATATTAGAAAATATTATCCTTGA